The segment gaattctgtgatttttttcacacacCCCAATTTAGTCACGGATATTTACAGTATAAGTCATGGgtggtgaatttttgtttattgcccatgacctgtccatcacttttactaaaaatacccataactagggccctaccaaattcagccATGAAAAActcatcatggaccatgaaatctggtccccCCCCCCTCAATGAAATTTGGTATGTTGTGTGTGTTTACcttgtactatacagatttcatggggggagacctgtgtttctcaaattgggggtccttcCAAAAGGAAGTTGtggaggggggggtcacaaggttattttagggaggttgcggtattgccacccttacttctgtgctgctttcatTGCTGGGAGGCCAGAGAACAGCGGCTATTtgtcaggcacccagctctgaaagcagcaacccaccagcagcagcacagaagtaagggtggcaatgccataccatgccaccctttaCTTCTgtcctgctgccttcagagctgggcggctggagggtGAGGGTTACTGACTAAAGGTCCAGCTCTGCAGTCAGCAGTatggaagtaagggtggcaataccataccatgccatcctcacttaaacactgctgctggtggtggctctgccttcagaactgggcgccTGGCCAGCAACCACCAAGCTTTGAAGGCAGCATCAgcggtgcagaagtaagggtaacagACAGCAacaccccccctacaataaccttgtgacctcccccacaattcctttttgggtcaggacccctacaattaagtcactgtgaaatttcagatttaaatagctgaaatcatgaaacttactatttttaaaatcctctgatgTGAAATTGACCAACATGGACCATGAACTTGGTTCCTAACTatatgactaaatcgtagccttactaaTAAATACTTTCTCGGCGTGGGAGTACATATTTCCTTTGTTCTTCTTTAAAGCAGTGCTTTGTGACCTCATATTGCTAAAATGGCCCAATAAGTCTTTGTATCCAGTCTATTCTGCTCTGTCAATGCAGCACAAAACTCTGATTGTAGCTCCAGTGCATCTCTGCAGCTACCATTCAGACTTTAGTCAGGCAACAGAAGAAAACTGATAAGACTAGCTACTATTCAGAACCCTGTGGGCAACAGGTAGCTAACAAGAACCAAGTCAGTTTCACTCTGCTGCGGCTTAGGAAAGCTACAAACAGCAAAAGAAATTACTGGAACTGAAGAATGTGCCAGAGGACAGAGAACTCTGAAAATGAAGGGAGGAATGTGCGTTGAAGTAGCAGAACCCTTCTTATGCTCACAGCAGGAAGGGCAGACCAAATGATGCAATCTTTTCTGCccacaattttaaaattctgcatattttatttgtcaaaataatataatcatgccagtttcaattattttagtaatttatttcaaaatacttgtcagcaagtatgtctaacaatacagactaaaaaaaaagattcaggaaatgtttttttgacaaataatatgcctagtaaggaatctatttccAGCACCCCTCACAAGCAGCACAAAAACTTCAGGGAGGGATTCGGGGTAACCGAGGAGCTGAGGGACAGGGAAgcaattgctgggaaggagcctgggagtgaacctggtgggttgttgggtgtggatgggagaagtagggagcctcccccatgcagaccctggctgacctctagcctctcccattcagtcaggcacatctgcccctgtccccatggggCCCTGGAACCTATATTCTGCAGAGGAACAAAAATCTGTGTGAGGACATGAGTTCTGCGTATGTGTAGTGGTCAGAATTCTCCCCAGAGCATAGGTATCAGACTGTCACTAAAGGCTGATATGAAAAAGGTCCCACGTACAGCCAAGTGGAAACACTTTTCCCATCCCACAAATTCTGAACAATTTCCCATTCCAAATGGGGACAAGTCAATCTCAAATTTTCACAAACCTCAAATCCAAGAAGATTCCAGTTTAGGTCAATTGAAAGTTTCAGTAActttgaatttgttttttaaatttcaaaacagtcattttgaaccagaagcccAGAATTTTTCAATTCAGATgtcaatgaaatgttttgacaattttgaaatttttaaaaatctgagctgAAAGCTTGTCAAAACAGATCCTTTCCCACTAAACAGTTCAGTTTTGCCAAACTGGCATGTTCCAACAAAAACATTGTCAAAGTTCCTGACTAGTACTAGTGCCAAGCACGGTCCATGAATAGCACCATTAGAAATCCCAACATACGTGGGTTAATAAAATGCATCGTAGCATTGTCCATGGAGCACATTGGTGGGCTGACCTTTTTCTTATCAGCCTCTAGACTAGGAATTTGGTAGTCCTCGAGCCCTCTGGCCATTTCAACAATCCATACTAACTTTTTGCTTTATGGTTTCTTTTTGCCTGTTTTTCTGAAATAGAGTATTAATTTGGCCAATATAGGGAACAGAGATGTCCTGTTAATACACACACTCAATTAAAAGTTTAGAAGTGCTTTTATAGTCCATACCGTCCCCTACCATTTCTGTAAGCACATCTGACTCTGCAAAGCTAAGAGCCAAATTCAAAGAGATCACTTGTATCTAGATTAGTGGTTACAAGAAGGAACCCTTGTGGCCAGATGAAGTTAACTGATGGCTAACAGCAAAAGTAAGGAGCTTTCTGGGAATGACTATTACTTTTGATCCTTTAATGCCAGTAAGGGCAGTCAATGTTTCCATTACAAATCCCAAGCATGGCTAAATATGTAAATTATTTGTTTAGCAAGTTAGTAGTAAGTTGGGGAAAAATACATAGCAACAATGAAGATCCAAACAATTTCTGTACATGTTTTTATAACCTTTGAGAagattttaacattaaaaaagctAATAAGATATTGGACAAACTAGTTCAATAAGGCTTCACACTCTAACAGTCTGATCCAAACAGATAATATACATCCACTACATACCCCACCCCCCCTTAAAATCAGGCAACTTTGCCTTCCATATCCACTGGACCACATCCTTTACTGCATATTTAATGTAAAATTAAGGAGGTGCTAATTTTAAGGTACATTTTCCCTGTGACATTAAGTGTCTTACCATTAGTTCATTCTCCTTATGAGCCTGTTAATCTGATCTTCCCTGTTGCCAGCATCTCCACCTTCCACAAAGTGGATAGTTTTCTTTTTCATTCCACCTCGAGGAGAAGATAACTTGAAGGGCCATAGAAAGTTGTTCACCACTTTGAAGTTCTTACCAACAGTATAGATCTCATGGACCACATCTTCCATGCAAATGATGCCATATTTCTCTGAAACCCAGGAAACAGTAATTATACAGGACTATCAGACTAAAACCCAAGGCCTGTGGCATGATTACCTACAAAACACTATCCACAATCCAAAAGTTGTCTCAAGTGTTATGTTCACTAGTAACCAATGCTATCTCAAGTTGTTTGCTTGAGATCAAGTCAATTCCACAAATCAGAATGCTCTGCTTTAATGTTTCAAAACAAGTGGTGTACTATTTTTCCCCTCAAGGCTGTTACTATTGCTAATTAGAAACAAATGGTTTGCTTCCCCCTTACAtataaaaaaagacagaaaaacacTACAGAAAGCTTGTTTATATAATAATACTAACCAGCAATGACCGGGAAAAGAAAACCATGATAATCTAATGGAATTTTGGTAAACACTGTTTCATagtggtcttttaaaaaaaacaaattaaatcaacACTGATTACAcaaactggagtacttgtggcaccttagagactaacaaatttattagagcataagctttcgtggactacagcccacttcttcggatgcctatagagtggaatatatattgaggatatatatatatatatatatatatatacacacacaaactatatATACAGTGTGTATATCTCAGCAAACTATAAAAGTAGAAcatatactgctatttttagtgaccCAGGTAAataatggaaaaacaaacaagaacaatTCAAATTGTGAATAGACAAACTATTTTGCCGTTAATTCCAGATGAATGGGGAGGGTGAGGTTTCACCAACATTCAGTAACGTGGAATGTGGAAATTAACTTCCTGCACCACAATGTTAAATTAATATCCCAAAATCTTAAAATCTGATTAGATATAAGATATTGATTACTGCATATTTACTTAGTAAAAGATTTCAAAACTGTTCAGAAATACCTGCCATTGTTTCAGTATTTCCACTCCTAGTGGTAATGATTTCTCgctgatattttcagtcttaaaAGGCTCCTGCTTGACCTATCAGTTTTTCCATTAGAAATCAATGCAAATCAAGCTGAGAGACAAGGTTTATTGTTGAATACCCTAGTCAAATTATAAAAGTTAATTTACCttacatttttgaaagttttgatTTCTAATAGGAAAAGCTAATACTTTCATTCCTGCTTTGCATCAAGTTGCCAAGATAGTGATTTGTCATAGTAAAACCTATTTTTAGTGACAGATGTAGTGTTCAGAATTTAAGCTCATATTTTTAGCTAAATCAGATAATCTTAAACCAAAATCATTGCTAAAAAATTAAGTTGTATTTACCAAGACACCGCTGAATCAGAGAATTGTCAGTCAGAGCAATGCGCTGCCTGTTGATCTTGCCGTAACCACGCTTGTAGATCAGTTCATGCACAGATTTCAGATTGGGGTAACTGAAATATCGAAGTGAGATAGAAGTGATTGGGATTCTCATTCAATAATGCCAAAAAATGAAGTTCTATATTAAATTATTTGAGCTTAGTATGAGGACAATGCACATACCAACagtgtttcctctaatttttcccacccatgtgcggaatgagtTTTggtatgtgcaccaatatggaagtgatgtgcctccatattggtgcatataTCAAAATTCATGTGGCAGGGTGGAACCAaggggggtttggagtgtggaaggggctcagggctgggacagagggttggggtgcagtggggggggggggtgaggctctaggctggggggcttggggtgcagtggggctacctggggagagaggactccccctcatctctctctccccacagcagcacctcgACTGGGTGGGAGAGGTGCCtttcccccagctgcagcaggtTCAGGGCCAGGCCGGGGAAGGTCCCGGTTGGGCTGGGTCAGGGCGCCTGTTTCACTGTTGTGGCAGGTCCGGGGCTGGGTGCCACAGCAGGTCCGGGGTTTGGGAAGAGATATCTCTCGCTGCCGCAGACTTGAGTGCCAGCGCGATGCTCAATAGGCAGCTGTgtggccacgcagcttagagggaacttagcatGCCAAGGGTAACAACCCAGTGCAACAAAATGGATGCAAAACACTTCATGTTGCGCCAATGGGAATTCATAATGGAGAGTCAGACCAGGTCTTGTGTTTACTTTTTCTGCTTCTTATTTCAGTGTTGAGCAATACATCCTGTATTTTACTTTTCAAATTCACTTGCTAAAGTTAAATTGAAAACTTCACTTACCCCCATGCAATGTAGGGTTCAACAATCCGCAGCATGTTAATTGAAGCCTTGTTGAGTTTTACAAATGTGCCATTGAAAATCTGACGCAGGCGAAGGAGCTGCAATACCTTACGGACCTTCGGGCTAACTCCATTGATACTGCAAAGTGCAGAAGTGATATCCTTAGATTTACATTTGTCTGTAGTAATATTCAAATAATTTGATCTACATGGCTATGTGGCTTTGATTCAGTAATTAGCTATATGCTTACCAATGATTCAAAGTAACAATTGCAGTGAACTGTATTATGTTTTACCATCTCTATTTTATACtctgggctggtccacactaaccccccagttcgaactaagataagcaacttcagctacatgaataacgtagctgaagttgaagtatcttagttcgaactacaaggtacttaccgcgggtccacatgcggcaggcaggctcccccgtcgacaccGCGTaatcctctcgcggagcaggagtaccggtgtcgacggcgagcatttGCGGGATCGATTTAtggcgtctagacaagacgcgataaatcaatcccagaagatcgactgcttaccgccgaacctgtaggtaagtatagacgtaccctctgaAACTTTCATTCAAACCAGATCTACTACTTTTAATCTAGAGTCTCTCTTCAACAAGCTTACAAGGGCTCAGTCTGACCTACTCGAGCAAAAGCAAAGCAGAAAGGTGATACTCTTGATTCACAATTCAGTGCCCCCACCAGAAAACAACCAGGGATATAGTTCAACTTCAATGAGAACTAGGTACACCCTTCTTTAAACAGCCTTTTTCCTGGATCACTAGTTGATTTCTCTCTCCTAGTACACCTTTAAACAAGCTGTTCGGAAGCATGTGGAGGGAGAGATTTCTATGGTGCCTCATTAATAATGGTCTGCAGACTTATTCATATTATCCAGTTTACGTTGTAAAAGTAACAAATACTAATTTTTGCAATGTTGCAGGTATATAATAGAAGAACAAGCATGGAAAACAATTTGAATTGATAGACAAACCTGCTCTTTTATCATCACTCCAAGATTAAATGTAAATGAGGATAATTCACTCTCCATGCACAGTTGCTAGTTTGCCTctttacaggtctgtctcatcttacacaggggttccgttccgcggttagcgcataaagcaaaaaccgcgtatagccaaaaccccattgagttcaatggcgggcgctTTCGCCCGCAccacaggtatagtattaaaactgttgttggttttttttgttttgtttttgccgaccatgtaaagttgaaatcgcgcacgttaaatgcgcgtaagatgcgacagactgACAATGTCAAAACATGGGCTTTGTTCCAAACATGTTGGTGGGTTTGTGGTTGGAACTAGACTAACTGAACGAGTCCTCTGCTAGTACTGTCAACCTACCTGGACCTACTAGTGGAAGGCTTTTATTACAAATGATATGAACTTTTAAGTACTCTATAGTGCTGCTCTATCAAATATGGTAAGGCCAAATTTCCCCCCCATATCTTAACAAAATTAATATATTTCCCATGAATTTTAATCCTAATCCAAAATGGTAAATATCTTACCCTCTGATCCTGATCACGAAGGCCAATTTTGGTTCAGCAGGTACATAGTAATTGCCAGCTTTGCGTGCCATTCGGGCCATACGAATCTCACGTCTATACATTTGCCTGTACTCCTTGTGATAGGCCTGAGCTCTTGCATAGATGAGTTTTCTTTGAGCTTTACGAAGCTGAAATTAGGGATAAAATGTCATCCAAAAGTACACTATGTTCATAAGTATATTAACCTACAACAGCTCAATAATATCATTCCAAGTGATCAATAAGCTTTACAAAATGTGTACAATAGATAATAACACCATCCTAAcatataaaaacagaaaaaaatcaaccTCAGCTTTAAAGTACTGTAGCATCTCCTGTGCATACAACCATTATTTATTGCCACACTTTGGACATAGTTAAGACAAGCAGACCAGTTTGTTTCCCTCACCTGGTATTTAGAGTAGTATTAGTGACATTTTGGACAAAGTTTCTAAAGGCATTTAACAGCTATGTCATCGTGCCCCAATACGCAATTTCTTACTGAATAGGCTATCTTCCTGCCATATACCAACGAACATTAAACTCTGAACTTCAAATCCTAATACTGCATCTAAGATTATTCTCCCAAAAATTACTGTTCTTTCTGAAGGGTAGTGCATAGTAAAATACCCTGCAAAATGTCCATGATGAACAAAACAGCTGTCTATATATCAGATTTAAGATCTACTAAATTCTATCTCCATCTCTATATATTAGAATTACCTTCACTGTATAATTAAATACAAACAAGTaagtttattaaaatatttacctTCTTTTGAACCACTAGCCTCTTCAGACGCTTGGCCTTTATATCAGCAAAAGCCTTTcgcttttttaaaaggctttctgGAACAGATGGCACCTTCTTTCCtctaaattataaaaaaaaaaaaaaaaaaaaaaaagacttgaggGTCTATTTATAGATCATTTTCACATGACAAATAATGAAAGGTGTATCTGTAAATTTAGCTTCACTAAGAATTATTATAAGCAGCTTTGATATACATAAATCACACATGGAACCAAAAATGCAGGCCTTAGtgtcctgaacagtttataattacattctgcctccctgTATCTTCAATTGTTTAGGGTCTTACTCAAACCTGAACTCCTGTATAGTATTATAATATGTACTTATAGCCTCTTTCATCCACAGATAAGGAAACTTGCATTGCTGTAGCAGCTAAATAGCTAACTGCCTTTTATTGCTACTTCTAGGTATTTATAAAGCAATCACTTATCTGAATACTTACAAATGAAAAGCAACAAGCAATTTGAAAGACTATCATCCAACACCTTCCTTTTAGACACTATTTGGGAGTCTAAAAAGTTTTGTTCTTTCATTCTACTTAAAAACTATCACCCTAGCTTAAAATTGAGGCAAACTCTCTCAAACAATGGATCTTACATCTAGCTCTGAATTCAGTCAGTACAGGGACAGTCCAAGACTGACAAACAGCTGCAATGGTGGCTGGAGCGATCCCTGGCTATAGCTTGAATACCAATTAAATTTGATGATACTTCATTATGAAGGAAGTCTAAGGTCATTATCACTAAGGCTTGTAATTCAACTTCGTTAAGTTTTGTGGGAGTTTGTCTGAAAGACCGTCTAGGAAGTCACTTGTCCTGTTAGAATAACATCACAGTTTGTAATGCATCATTCATTTAGAGCTAAATAGTGCCCTTGGATACATGGGCacaactcccactaacttcatgCATACAAAGGCAGCATCTAGCCCTAAATAATGCTTCATACAGCACATTAACACAGCAAGAAAGGAGAGGAGTGACTGCTGTGTTACTGGGGGTCCTGCCTATGGGACACGGCCAGGGGAGACTGTGCACGCTGTTGGCGCATCCCATCATGATGGCTCCTGAACGCGACATCTCTCCCCCAGcaaccccagccccgctcccgaAGACCCTTCCTCCTCAAGCACAAGGACCCTACGCAGTCAGGCCGCCGCACCCAAGAGACTCCCCATCAAGTCCTGGCACACCAGGCGAGGAGAAccaaccccctgccgccccaagcccaGGCCGCCCcggccacacacagctctgggcCGCCGGGGAGGGCCTGAGGTGGGTCGATACGAGCGGCAGCGGGGAGGCAGAGCCCCGGCGGTCGGGCTCGGGGAGCCAGCGGGGGGTAGAGGCTGCCACGCCGCCGATGGAAGCGGATTTTCCCGGGGAAGAAGTTGCACTTACTCTACGCCCGCCATGATCCCCACCGGAAAAGAGAGCGCGCGCATGCGCATCACACACTTAAAGAATCGGGTCCGGGAAGGGGCCAACGGCAAAAGCCCTGGGTTTTGCTGTCTAACGCGGTGCCTGAATACAATTTAGGAATAGGGAGGTGACTATAAGTGAGTGCCTGAGCTGTACGGTGGCTAAATTGAAGGGGCTCAGAGCTTGATGGGAATGTAGGAGCGCAAAGCGAAGGTTAGATGGCTCATTGAAACACACAGTAAGCTTTTACAGACCAGGAGGTAGAGGCTATAAACACTTTCCTCTTAAAACATTACTAAAGCCCCTCCAGCTTGGCTACAGCTTCAGCATGCTGAGTTGGGCGCAATCCACAGTCCCCACAGTGTTCAGGCCCAGAACACTTTTGTTATTACATTAAATAGTTCATTTCCATGGTGACTGATTCCCTTCAGCTCCAAGAGTTGTTTTATGAGGCTAAATCTGAGTATTAGTATTGACTTTAACGGGATCAGGCagagttattatttatttttattatttgccgAATATGGACAATGTGTTCTGTACACGACACATACATCAACACAGTTTAGGTCATGAAAGTggttaaaaatctaaaaaagttGATACAGAAAGAAACTTGCTTATTATTGTTATAATCTaacaatgttttgtttatttgtagccCTAACTAGTTTTAATCATGCATTAAATGGATAAtcttgttaattttattttgggTCTCAGACCTAATGGTGACAAAAAGGGACTGGAAATTGGGCAAAGACCCAGTCTCGGAAACACTTATGCACGAGTTTAACTTCATTTGTGTGAATTGTCTCACGGACTTCAATGTGACTTTAAGTCTTTGCAGCATTAGGCCCCCAGTTTCTAAGGTTCCATTTCCATCTCTAAAGCCAGCTGATTCATGGTGCAATTTGAAAAGTCATTTAAGGCATCACTGCCATAAACAGATGAACTTCAATGGAGTTCAATCCACTTGACTAAAATAGTCTGTTCATCTAAGTATTTTTACAGATGTCCACTCACTGTGCtctagggccccaatcctgcaaatgcttacatAGGGATGAAACTTTACTCCAgttttctcattgatttcagtggaactgcaTATGGAGCAGAGTTACACACATGCAGAGCAGTcctatttagggtgaccagatgtcctgattttatagggacagtcccgattttgggttctttttcttatataggttcctattaccccccacccccatcccaatttttcacacttgctgtttggtcaccctagtcctaTTGAAAACAATGGAATTGTATGTGTAGTGAGGTACCATTCAGTGGGAGTAAGGGTTAAGCAGTTTGTCCCAGAATAATCAAGTGTTACTATCTATTATTTTAATtgatctgttttgtttgttttgctagaTGTTAGCTACTTTTATTGTAAAATgttgaattaataataatacattagCATTTGAACAGCAGCTATGTTAGTATTATAGATGTAAAAACAAATGATAGTACTAATTTATATTAGTACAGCACCTTACATTCATGAATCTTATTAAAACTACAGTAAATAACAggagaattaaaaatatattcacaAGCAAATGTTCAATTAAATTGTTATATTAGAATAATTATCGTCCTATAGCTAGAATTTGACTAACAATAATATGCTGAACTTCTTTCTCTGTCGAACACTGCAAACTGGTTCGTACGTCAGCTTACACATCACCCTCAAACAGTGGGCTCGCCCGAGAAGCAATGTGGCTGGTGGTGACTACAAGTCCCAGCATACCAAGTTCCACCTTGGCCACGGCTCTAGGACGTGTTGGAAGGCTGTAGCCGTATTGCATGCTGGGACATGCAGTCTCTGAAAGTCGCCGGACTCAAGATGGCGCATTACACCCTGGGACCTGTAGGCTAAGGGGGCCGCTTTGCATTCTGGGACATGTAGTCCGTTCCAGTTTCCTCCTCTAGCTAGAAGATTTGGAGGACAGTCAGGACTCGCGTTTCTAACCCAACCGCGAGCTCCCTGCCGTGGAGAGATGCGTCCGGTGTCGCCTGACAGACAGTGGGACCGAAAGTCCCGCTgtgcggcggggggtgggggatgtgagTGGCTGGGGCTTGGGCACGTATCGCTGTGCGAGGCGCCGCGTGTGTTTCAGGCAGCGGCGGAGAGCTGGCCGCGGGGAGGTAGTGGTGGCACCACTCGGGAGGGAGTTGTTGCTGGGTCTGGGCCTgcgagggcggggcctggcgTGCATGGGCGGATCCCACCGACTCCCCGTGACTGCGGTGGGGGCTGGGCCCGCTGtgggaggagatggggtggggagcgCACGGAGAGCGGCTGGCGGGGCACCAGGGGACCTGGCggtgaggaaggggtggggctgtgctggCGGGTGGGCTGGCCGGTGGAGGCGGAAATGGGCTGGGGGAAGATCTGGGaatgcagaggggctgggctgggggagggcctgggaatggggtgggggaggggaccggTTTCCCAGCCGTGGGTATATAGCGCGCGGAGCGTGGAGATGCTCCCTTCCAACCAGTGGCGGGGTGCAGAGCGCCGGAGGAGGGAGCTAGGCAGGGGTGAAGGAAAGGGAAACCCGGCGCTTCGTTCCCTGGCTGAGCGGTGGAGGTGGCCCCTCGCCCTGCGCTAGTGATAGCTTCTCCTCAGCCAGCGCTAGCGGCAGCGAGGGGGGAGCTAGCCCCGGCTGTCGGCGAACTTAGGGCGGCTCGATTGGGTGGCTGAACTTGCTGGCTGGCGTTCGGCGAGGGGCTGCCGCCCCGGGGGAAGGAGAGCTGGTAGCGCAGGATCCCTGTCCTCAGCCCTGTAGCCAGCGCTGCAGGCGCAGCGGCTCCCGAGCAGCCAGAGGAGGCAGCAAGCGCCGCGGTTCCCAGACAGTAGCAGCCCCAGGTGCCTGCAGGCAGTGCGGAGCTCAGGAGCCTGGGCAGTGCTTAGTGTTAGGGGTAGTCGCCTCCTTTCCTCCTCTGGCTGCCAAGGGAAGCTTTGCACGGCCCTTTGCTCTGTAGGCTGAGCGGACTGTGCCACGGTTGCTGGTGTCCCTTAAGTTCATTGGGCTCCGCGCGGATTTTCTCGgggcgggcggagggggggcTGTTCTTTGctctctggggaggggctgcgggACCCTTtggagcacagcaggcaggctcccctgtacCAGGGCACCGGAGACGCCCCTTCCCGCGGTAGGCAGCAGGGACTGTAGCTGAGCCCCGGGGGACAGCGCTGCAAGCATGAACATCCTGCTGGAGTTCTTCGTAGTCACTTTCAAAGTGCTCTGGGCGTTCGTGCTGGCTGCGGCCAAGTGGCTGGTGAGGCCCAAGGAGAAGAGTGTGGCGGGGCAGGTATGCCTCATCACTGGGGCAGGCAGCGGCCTGGGCCGCCTCTTCGCCCTGGAGTTTGCCCGGCGCCGAGCGCTGCTGGTGCTGTGGGACATCAACACCCAGAGCAATGAGGAGACGGCAGGCATGGTGCGCCACATCTACCGGGAGATCTCCGAGGAGGCGGCTGCCGCTGCCCACCAAGGTAACTGCGCTGCCCACCTCAGGCAGTGACATACTGTGCTCCTGGGTCTACATGCTGATGTATTTTGTGATCGTAACATAAAACATAGCTCTAATACATCACgcctccccttcctctccccctcccccccccccccccccagtaaatgTAGAGACTACAATAAGAGCCCACGACCTGAGATCCGGGACAGTGTGGCTCTGGGATAGTGGACTCTTTCTGGGTTAGTCTCCCATGAGGAAGTGGTCCTACCTTACCTGCCAGCCTGTCTTTTGGGGGGCAGAAGCATGGCACTAGACCTGATGGTGCTCAGCAAGGGATGaggagcataggtgctggaactaggggtgctgggcatGCTGCCACAGCCTCtggttgaagtggtttccatcatatacaggg is part of the Chrysemys picta bellii isolate R12L10 chromosome 2, ASM1138683v2, whole genome shotgun sequence genome and harbors:
- the RPL7 gene encoding large ribosomal subunit protein uL30; this translates as MRMRALSFPVGIMAGVEGKKVPSVPESLLKKRKAFADIKAKRLKRLVVQKKLRKAQRKLIYARAQAYHKEYRQMYRREIRMARMARKAGNYYVPAEPKLAFVIRIRGINGVSPKVRKVLQLLRLRQIFNGTFVKLNKASINMLRIVEPYIAWGYPNLKSVHELIYKRGYGKINRQRIALTDNSLIQRCLEKYGIICMEDVVHEIYTVGKNFKVVNNFLWPFKLSSPRGGMKKKTIHFVEGGDAGNREDQINRLIRRMN